The window AGAAGTACAGGTTGGCCGTACAGTACCGTTTGATGGAGTTGCTGAAGAAGCAGTTCCCGCTGGCTGTGTTCCGATTTCGATGATTGATGTGAACGTAGACGATTACACTGTTAAATATGAACCAGAGGGACTTGGGGGAGTCACCCGGATCGTTGGAGATGGAACATGCGGGCTTGTGAGTGTTATCACAAACCGTCTCAATGATGAGATTGACGTATCAATCAAAGCCGAAGGATGTGCGTCTCTCGGGGATCAAACCGCTATTCTCCTCGAATCAATATTTGTGGATGGTGCGAACGACAACGGCAATACCGACGAAAATGAACCCATTCTGATGACTGACGGCGGCGTCGACGTAGACGGTGAACAGAGAGATAATGAGACAATTGTGGATATTCCACGAAACCCCCTCAAAACTATGATGAGATTCTCGGTTCTTCGCGATGAAGCCTACGCACTGGGAATCAACGAGGAGGGCGTTTTCACGAGATTGATGACCGCTCGTGACGCGAACCGCTACCAACTGGGATGGCACATCAGGATATACGATCTCCCCTTCTCCGTTCAATCATCGCCGCCGTCTGAGTTGTGGTCGGACTACCGCGATGAATACGATTCGCACGATGAGTTCCGGAACGATTTTGACGAGAATCTCGACGTTGAGATTGAGAAGGCTGTCCCTGATGTCGGAGAGCGATTCGAACTGAAAACCTCTGATGTGATCGTTGAGGTAACTGGTGATCGTGATGAGCAATGAGCGAAATGGCCACTTCACGATCACCTTGGCCAATTATCCGGGTGACATAGCTAGTCTTTCCAAAGCTCACACCGACACCACCGTTCTGTACAAGCCATTTCTCTAAATTAAATTTTGCTGGCATTGGATAAGTCTAGCCGTCGATAGAACGTCAATATTTCACCAAGAATGTATTAAATGGGGATACTAGATCATCTGCCGGTTTAATCGGAGTCTCACGATTACCTGTAAGATTGGCCATCTTGTTGAAAATACTCAGTCGGCGACAATCCTCAGAGAGTCTGCTGACTGCAGAGCGCGAATGTTGCACCCAGCAACGATCAACCTCTTATCTCCATTAGGAATTCCCTCGCCAGACAACATCTCCAGATGCATCTATTCCGATCGCACGCTCCCTATCATTATTCAGTAAGTACAGTGTGGCTTCTTTCTGAGTTCCTTCGAACTCCATCTCCGGTCTAGCTATAGAACCCTCATACCGCCCAGTCATTTCACCTGAGATTGTATCGAAGATACAGATATCTCTGTATTCCAGAGCCGCTGCCAATTTACCATCACTCGAAATAATACAATCCGAAAGTGATGAATCAAATTGTTCATTAGCAATCTCATTCCCGTTACTATCCATTACAACAAACCGACCAATATAATCAACATCAAATGGGTCGGATCTATCGGTAATCGCTACGGTGCCATCGTTCGAGATATCCGCATTTATTGCATGACCAAACTCCTTAGCGTATACTGCCGAAAAATTTTCATCTAATAAGACCACAGGGGCTTTCTGATCCATATCCGTCATACCGTACAAAAATCGCCATTGTTTATTAGGTGAGTCTATGGCCAGGAGTTCAATCTCATCACCTTGATATTCTCCATCAACCATACCAATAGCTGAGGGATCGTCCAAAACCAGGTCAGGCATTTGTACATGCTCTTCTGATTCCGAAGGCTCTTCGTCATCCTCCGAACTTGTAAATCTGTCAAATAATCCCATGTCAAAGAATATTATGAGAGAACTTATCAAGATTTCTCATCCTGAAGAGTGTCATAGAAAGGTTCGCACGGTCTGTCTATCCTATACTTGTCAGACTCGCGTGCCAAGATACAAGGCGCATATTCAGCATGCACTGTGGTGAAATTGAGGCGGTTTGAATCAACGGGTACAGACTATCTAAATATCGATTGTGGGAAGTGATTCCACGACCCGTTTCCGGATACGCTCGGGGATACTCTCAACGAAGACTTCTTCGTCTTTGTTATTGACTGCTACTCCCGGTGCGCGTAGCGTGAGATAGTTCAGTTCTTTCTTTTGACCGGTCGACAATTTCTCTATGTAAATCCCGGAGGGGTTCATTTCTATCTGGTATTCGCCTCCCCTTGATTTCCCCTTTATATGGATGAAGTAGCCTTCCCTGTTGATTTGCATGGTGGGTGGCTTGAGAATCCCATATTCAGACCCATGATCCCAGCTCCCAGCTTTCCATTCTGCTGTCACACTCCGATACCCTTCGACTGTGTTAAAGAAATGTTCAACTACCTCCACGACAATAGATTCAAAGTTTCCTTCATCAATGGCTTGGATTTCACTTCCATCCCAAGTAACGACGAGTCCTGCCATAATGCAATAGATGATATTTCAAGACATAGTTGTTTTGCCGACTTTGACCGATGAGTTCGTACACCTATTTACCGGCTGTTCTCCACCCTTCCGCGTGGAAGAAACCATGCAGGCTTACGCCATCCATCTTCTATATTCAGCAGACATCTTCTGACAGAACCTGAGTAGAACATTCAGTTTCTGCTGAATAGGAGCGCGAATGTGACACGTCGCTGTACCAAAATTAAGATTTGATTGATCCGGTCAGTACAGGAATGTCTCATATCACGAAAATCCCTATCTCTACAATGAAATATGAATCTGACATGGGCGGATTTGAACCTATTATTTATAGCTGGATGATCCCTATTCGCAGTCAAATGTCCAATCACATCACCACTATAGTCTCCGACAAAATCACTCGGAGAATCAAAGAGAACGATTTTGAGAATTATATTCCAGACAACACCTTTCTTAAGCGTTGGACAGAGTTTTCCCCGAATAACATCTTCGCAGACCATCTTGTTCTTGATCTTGATCTCACCGAGCATATCGACGACGCAGAACTGCTTGACCACCCGCTAAACCGAATGCTCGGCGGGAAACAACGTGAATTAGCTGAAGTTGATCACAACATTGAGCCGCTGTTGGAGACCTTTCAAGACCTGAAGAGAGAAGATTACGTCGAGAATTACCTTGACACTGGAAATAATCTGACGGTGATCTACAGCGACCTGACCAAAATCGACAATGGGTCAAGATATAGATGGACTCATAGTCATTCTTGGCTGCGGAAATCACAGATCCTTGCCCGAACAATACCTCTGGACGAAGCTAAACTCCGCAAAAAAGGGATCGAGGAGTACGAGATCGTTACCAAATCTCAACCGATTCATGATTATTTCGACTATGTCGACGGATACACACATATCTTGGACTTCGACGAGATGGCAGATGAAAACCCCGAATCCATCGCACTATCCACTGAAGACAACGTGATTGCCGCCTTGATAAGCAAGTATAGAGACGATTCCAAGAATCTCCGTGATATCAACGGTCAATTCATCCTCTTGCCTCAGCCCACCCGACTTCATCCCAAGCCTCAAGACTTGATCGACGCACTTGTGGAAATCGGACAAGCCAATGACAATAAGGCAAAAGCATCTAATACAGACGGTCAACAAACAACCGGATCAGTAGGTGGAGAAATGACACAGCCCGACGATTCCGGTGAAGAGAAATGGGACATTTTCATATCCCATGATTCAGACGATAGCCAACTCGCAGACTCAATCTACTCCGCATTAGAGGATCGGGACATCAAATGCTGGTTGGATGACGCAGTTCTTGAACTCGGAGACAGCCTAACACAGCAGATCGATCATGGACTCACAAATTCGGACTATGCGGTAATCATCGTTTCAGAAAACTTTGTGAAAAATGTGGGTTGGGCTTCCGACGAGTGGGAAGCTCTTCGATCAAGAGATGCAGGAGAAGATGAAAAAGTGATCTTGCCTGTCTGGTATAACATTTCTAAGAGTGAGGTTATGAGATACTCACCGTGGCTGGCCGAAAAAATAGCGATTTCGGTATCAAGTTCCGATGAAGGGGAGAAGGTCGCTGAAGAAGTGGCTCAGATAATCACCAACTGAAAGCTCAGAAGTACGTAGGAATCTATATTTAGAGATTTCATACTGTCCCATGATCTTAGAGACGTTTATAGACCCTCTGCTGAATCCATGCTCTGCATTTTTCACGACTGTCTTAACAGAACTTAATTAGTTCGTTCGATGACTGCTGAAATCAGAGCGCGAATGTGACACAAACTGAGAGCCGATCTGCGATGGAGATGATTGATTGTATTTACCACGTCGCATGAAGTCAGTCACTTGCCAAAGGTTCAACAGAACCTATTGGTAAAAAATCGCAGAAACCACCGCAGCCACCATCAGGACAGCAATTACACCGGCGGTAAACCACGAAAATAGCGGGGTCGAAGCCAAGCCTACCCAGATTTCGATGCCAACCATGGCCAATGGCCCTGCGATGACTATGAGTACGATCGCTCCAATGAAGAACTGGAGATTAATCTGACCTCGGTTTGATCCGACTGTGTTTGTTTTCGAACTATTATTCGGGGATCGTTTCT of the Natronosalvus vescus genome contains:
- a CDS encoding toll/interleukin-1 receptor domain-containing protein translates to MGGFEPIIYSWMIPIRSQMSNHITTIVSDKITRRIKENDFENYIPDNTFLKRWTEFSPNNIFADHLVLDLDLTEHIDDAELLDHPLNRMLGGKQRELAEVDHNIEPLLETFQDLKREDYVENYLDTGNNLTVIYSDLTKIDNGSRYRWTHSHSWLRKSQILARTIPLDEAKLRKKGIEEYEIVTKSQPIHDYFDYVDGYTHILDFDEMADENPESIALSTEDNVIAALISKYRDDSKNLRDINGQFILLPQPTRLHPKPQDLIDALVEIGQANDNKAKASNTDGQQTTGSVGGEMTQPDDSGEEKWDIFISHDSDDSQLADSIYSALEDRDIKCWLDDAVLELGDSLTQQIDHGLTNSDYAVIIVSENFVKNVGWASDEWEALRSRDAGEDEKVILPVWYNISKSEVMRYSPWLAEKIAISVSSSDEGEKVAEEVAQIITN